A genomic stretch from Lathyrus oleraceus cultivar Zhongwan6 chromosome 2, CAAS_Psat_ZW6_1.0, whole genome shotgun sequence includes:
- the LOC127122394 gene encoding uncharacterized protein LOC127122394 — protein sequence MDPLKQNHIALRGDIDSMKNQVDQLVEAMIVLAKKEDNIQQTAIVENVMLATVNSLTQPQLVQTPIDNSTVQECHVVQDPSRHDAVEYHSFAFSMPDSHGTSLVDSLIEATLSWYMKLERNHVQSWLELANAFLKQYKYDMDIAPDRMQLRALSQEDNESFRGYAQRWRELAACVEPPLLDKELMELFRDTLQSPYFERMISNPSSDFANLVTIGERIESALKSGRIQGASSNQASKTESLSDSQKEEDNETNAVMADVGYSHDAPDIPYSSSPSQQSPFPTPRYPYR from the exons ATGGATCCATTAAAGCAAAATCATATTGCATTAAGAGGAGATATTGACTCGATGAAAAACCAGGTAGACCAACTTGTGGAGGCTATGATAGTTTTAGCAAAGAAGGAAGACAATATTCAGCAGACTGCAATTGTTGAGAACGTTATGCTAGCTACAGTAAATAGTCTTACCCAACCTCAGCTTGTGCAAACCCCAATTGATAACTCTACTGTACAAGAATGTCATGTTGTTCAAGATCCCTCACGTCATGATGCTGTTGAGTATCACAGTTTTGCATTCTCCATGCCAGATTCCCATGGAACAAGCCTAGTG GACAGTTTGATTGAGGCAACATTAAGttggtacatgaagttagaaaggaatCATGTTCAATCATGGTTGGAACTAGCTAACGCATTcttgaagcaatacaaatatgATATGGACATAGCTCCCGACCGCATGCAGCTAAGAGCCTTATCTCAGGAAGACAATGAATCCTTcagagggtatgcccaaagatggagagagttagcggCTTGCGTTGAGCCACCACTCTTAGACAAAgaattgatggaattattcagggACACCCTGCAAAGTCCATACTTCGAAAGGATGATCAGCAACCCATCATCAGACTTCGCTAACTTAGTGAcaattggagaacgcatcgagaGTGCCCTAAAAAGTGGAAGAATCCAAGGTGCCTCGAGCAACCAAGCTAGCAAGACAGAATCCCTCAGCgattcccaaaaggaagaagatAATGAAACAAATGCAGTTATGGCAGATGTTGGGTATTCTCACGATGCACCAGACATACCTTATAGTTCTTCACCTTCTCAGCAATCACCATTTCCAACACCACGTTATCCTTATAGGTAA